A part of Coffea eugenioides isolate CCC68of unplaced genomic scaffold, Ceug_1.0 ScVebR1_1071;HRSCAF=1861, whole genome shotgun sequence genomic DNA contains:
- the LOC113754812 gene encoding uncharacterized protein At4g04775-like, whose amino-acid sequence MARRNKPIPFCKCGTRTILKTSWTERNPARRFIECAQNQVRGCGFWDWYDEEICERAKQVIPGLLRSKNKLEAENEALQKEVRGWQSKANEMALEIKGLKEQLEKKQRTRKLAKSVFVIGVVVTVWLIWMHEPTMPNSKRLQIASV is encoded by the exons ATGGCAAGACGCAATAAACCGATTCCATTCTGCAAGTGCGGAACTAGAACTATTTTGAAGACCTCATGGACAGAAAGAAATCCAGCGCGAAGATTTATTGAATGTGCTCAAAATCAG GTTAGAGGGTGTGGATTTTGGGACTGGTATGATGAAGAAATTTGTGAGAGAGCTAAGCAAGTAATACCTGGCCTGTTAAGAAGTAAGAACAAATTAGAAGCTGAGAATGAAGCTCTGCAAAAGGAGGTTCGGGGATGGCAAAGCAAAGCAAACGAGATGGCACTGGAGATAAAAGGACTAAAGGAGCAAttggaaaaaaaacaaaggacaAGAAAGCTagcaaaaagtgtttttgtGATTGGGGTGGTTGTTACAGTGTGgttaatatggatgcatgagccAACAATGCCAAATTCGAAGAGGTTGCAAATTGctagtgtatga
- the LOC113754814 gene encoding uncharacterized protein LOC113754814 isoform X1, with protein sequence MEAQPIWLNNNELEKGKSLTLFYNYYRIEEKISTFEYGKHGEEHGEVQHVCRSLTLDEMIERALLHDDKDEFVPLINENYESTKDVPGWILEQMFAFDSSKCFAAVINGETGTKFCLRNHESFSGCSRPPLLHLAAYFSSVGITKWLLANGDAEGANYMCESDFYHMKDMLPIDVALLSVRSGIQLNGWTRQESIFSLFFGLLRGEKRRSMEVLRLLAQHTNEIREQFFKYTKPGKLVDVAALLLVAHQKLMPLNVTKEMHGLPLAGEQSDITKFVACKISRIDILQKRSLYSDVDNELLQEWKDMKARMKMILLLFKIFENIGHSLSAFLQLDPDQEEARLAAKLAWIFEQTGLHVKDRDIHGVCSTGACANLTLVNKIVYARSRGCGSCMNFGHEEKRSLEGFIVGVPKIQQQASCSIPIGHSSYHTLTSVGAKKESGSAGQLKIMYSVAPKGGFTKYSTFLVKTLKRGMRHM encoded by the exons ATGGAAGCG CAGCCTATTTGGCTTAATAATAATGAGTTGGAGAAGGGGAAATCTTTGACTTTGTTCTATAACTATTACCGGATAGAGGAGAAGATTTCGACATTTGAATATGGGAAGCATGGGGAGGAGCATGGCGAGGTTCAGCATGTTTGCAGATCTTTGACTCTGGATGAAATGATTGAGCGTGCACTCTTGCATGATGACAAGGATGAATTTGTCCCTCTGATAAACGAGAATTATGAAAGCACAAAAGACGTGCCGGGTTGGATTTTGGAACAGATGTTTGCATTCGATTCTTCGAAATGTTTTGCTGCTGTGATCAATGGAGAAACTGGAACCAAATTTTGTTTACGTAACCATGAGTCGTTTTCGGGTTGTAGCAGACCTCCTCTTTTGCATTTGGCAGCTTATTTTTCATCTGTTGGAATAACTAAGTGGTTGCTGGCTAATGGGGATGCAGAGGGAGCAAATTATATGTGTGAAAGTGATTTTTATCATATGAAGGATATGCTGCCAATAGATGTTGCCCTTTTATCTGTAAG GAGTGGAATACAATTGAATGGTTGGACTAGACAAGAATCAATTTTCAGTCTCTTCTTCGGTCTTTTGAGAGGCGAAAAG CGTAGAAGTATGGAAGTCTTGAGATTGCTTGCACAGCATACAAATGAGATTAGGGAGCAATTTTTCAAATATACTAAGCCAGGCAAACTTGTTGATGTAGCTGCCCTTTTGTTAGTAGCTCATCAAAAGCTTATGCCTCTAAATGTCACTAAGGAAATGCATGGCCTTCCTTTAGCTGGAGAACAGTCTGACATCACAAAATTTGTTGCATGCAAGATTTCAAGAATAGATATTCTTCAAAAGAGATCATTGTACTCTGATGTTGACAATGAGCTCCTGCAAGAATGGAAGGATATGAAGGCTCGTATGAAGATGATCTTACTGTTGTTTAAGATATTTGAGAATATTGGTCATTCTCTAAGCGCATTTCTCCAGCTAGACCCAGATCAG GAAGAAGCTAGATTGGCAGCAAAACTTGCCTGGATCTTCGAGCAAACAGGATTGCATGTAAAGGACCGAGATATCCATGGTGTTTGCAG TACTGGTGCCTGTGCAAATTTGACTCTTGTAAATAAGATAG TGTATGCAAGAAGTAGGGGGTGTGGCAGTTGTATGAATTTTGGACACGAGGAGAAGAGGAGTTTGGAGGGCTTCATAGTTGGTGTTCCTAAAATTCAG CAACAAGCTTCCTGTAGTATTCCTATTGGACACTCATCATATCATACACTGACTTCTGTTGGAGCAAAAAAAGAATCTGGATCTGCTGGTCAACTGAAGATTATGTATAGTGTAGCGCCAAAGGGCGGGTTCACCAAGTACTCTACTTTCCTTGTGAAAACCTTGAAAAGGGGAATGCGGCACATGTAG
- the LOC113754814 gene encoding uncharacterized protein LOC113754814 isoform X2: MEAPIWLNNNELEKGKSLTLFYNYYRIEEKISTFEYGKHGEEHGEVQHVCRSLTLDEMIERALLHDDKDEFVPLINENYESTKDVPGWILEQMFAFDSSKCFAAVINGETGTKFCLRNHESFSGCSRPPLLHLAAYFSSVGITKWLLANGDAEGANYMCESDFYHMKDMLPIDVALLSVRSGIQLNGWTRQESIFSLFFGLLRGEKRRSMEVLRLLAQHTNEIREQFFKYTKPGKLVDVAALLLVAHQKLMPLNVTKEMHGLPLAGEQSDITKFVACKISRIDILQKRSLYSDVDNELLQEWKDMKARMKMILLLFKIFENIGHSLSAFLQLDPDQEEARLAAKLAWIFEQTGLHVKDRDIHGVCSTGACANLTLVNKIVYARSRGCGSCMNFGHEEKRSLEGFIVGVPKIQQQASCSIPIGHSSYHTLTSVGAKKESGSAGQLKIMYSVAPKGGFTKYSTFLVKTLKRGMRHM; this comes from the exons ATGGAAGCG CCTATTTGGCTTAATAATAATGAGTTGGAGAAGGGGAAATCTTTGACTTTGTTCTATAACTATTACCGGATAGAGGAGAAGATTTCGACATTTGAATATGGGAAGCATGGGGAGGAGCATGGCGAGGTTCAGCATGTTTGCAGATCTTTGACTCTGGATGAAATGATTGAGCGTGCACTCTTGCATGATGACAAGGATGAATTTGTCCCTCTGATAAACGAGAATTATGAAAGCACAAAAGACGTGCCGGGTTGGATTTTGGAACAGATGTTTGCATTCGATTCTTCGAAATGTTTTGCTGCTGTGATCAATGGAGAAACTGGAACCAAATTTTGTTTACGTAACCATGAGTCGTTTTCGGGTTGTAGCAGACCTCCTCTTTTGCATTTGGCAGCTTATTTTTCATCTGTTGGAATAACTAAGTGGTTGCTGGCTAATGGGGATGCAGAGGGAGCAAATTATATGTGTGAAAGTGATTTTTATCATATGAAGGATATGCTGCCAATAGATGTTGCCCTTTTATCTGTAAG GAGTGGAATACAATTGAATGGTTGGACTAGACAAGAATCAATTTTCAGTCTCTTCTTCGGTCTTTTGAGAGGCGAAAAG CGTAGAAGTATGGAAGTCTTGAGATTGCTTGCACAGCATACAAATGAGATTAGGGAGCAATTTTTCAAATATACTAAGCCAGGCAAACTTGTTGATGTAGCTGCCCTTTTGTTAGTAGCTCATCAAAAGCTTATGCCTCTAAATGTCACTAAGGAAATGCATGGCCTTCCTTTAGCTGGAGAACAGTCTGACATCACAAAATTTGTTGCATGCAAGATTTCAAGAATAGATATTCTTCAAAAGAGATCATTGTACTCTGATGTTGACAATGAGCTCCTGCAAGAATGGAAGGATATGAAGGCTCGTATGAAGATGATCTTACTGTTGTTTAAGATATTTGAGAATATTGGTCATTCTCTAAGCGCATTTCTCCAGCTAGACCCAGATCAG GAAGAAGCTAGATTGGCAGCAAAACTTGCCTGGATCTTCGAGCAAACAGGATTGCATGTAAAGGACCGAGATATCCATGGTGTTTGCAG TACTGGTGCCTGTGCAAATTTGACTCTTGTAAATAAGATAG TGTATGCAAGAAGTAGGGGGTGTGGCAGTTGTATGAATTTTGGACACGAGGAGAAGAGGAGTTTGGAGGGCTTCATAGTTGGTGTTCCTAAAATTCAG CAACAAGCTTCCTGTAGTATTCCTATTGGACACTCATCATATCATACACTGACTTCTGTTGGAGCAAAAAAAGAATCTGGATCTGCTGGTCAACTGAAGATTATGTATAGTGTAGCGCCAAAGGGCGGGTTCACCAAGTACTCTACTTTCCTTGTGAAAACCTTGAAAAGGGGAATGCGGCACATGTAG